The segment TACCATTCGCTTGCGATTACTGGAGATCGGTGCGGTGATCCTGCGCAACACCCGGCGCATCCGCTTTCTCCTCTCCAGTTCCTATCCGGACTTACATTCCGCACTCCAGTTAGCGACCGATCGGCATTTAATCATGAAAGATAGCAGCATGTTTTGACATTCTCACTCCACGACCAAGACACGAGTACTCCCTGCTCAAAAAGTGCTAGTAGCCTTTGTGTAGGGGTTGCTGCATCCAACTCATTGATTCCTTTTTGGTGGTGGCATCCGGCGACGGCTCTGTCGTGCTGCGGGATCCTCGCAACCCATTGATTTGAAATCCGCCCCGACTTATTGAGAAGTTACAAATTCAGCTCTTAACTTACTGAGGAGTTTACCTTTTCCTTTTCGCTGTGTCCCGCGCTTACAAGATTTAGGTACGAGATGTACGCGGCCTGGACCCCGGCGAGAGCCGCATTCCATGTCCCCGGCTTCTCCCAGTCGAAAGGCGTCGACGAGCGGCGCGACCCGTGGCGTACGGCGTACCCGAGGTCCGCTAGTTTTCCAGCAATCCGACGGCCGGTCTTTCCGGTAGACCCGATGACGAGAATGGTCTCGTTTTGCATGGTCATCTCCTTAGATGCTGTCAAATACTCATTGATCGCAAGTCTGCATCGCCACTCACGCGGGAAGCGAGACGACGCCGAGCTGCTCGAACAGAGTGAGCTGATCCAGAATCTCCCACTCCTCGATGATCTTCCCGTCCTCGAAACGACTGAGCACCATTCCCTGTGCCTCCACTTCCTTGCCGGTCGCACCAATGCCCATCAGAACGCCGGCATGGGTACCCGTTAGGGTGAAGGCGATGACGGCCTTGTCGCCT is part of the Gammaproteobacteria bacterium genome and harbors:
- a CDS encoding transposase, with the translated sequence TIRLRLLEIGAVILRNTRRIRFLLSSSYPDLHSALQLATDRHLIMKDSSMF